AGGCGCCGCAACGGTTCTGCCAGGTCGACTGCGTTCAGCGGCTTGCCGCCCGCAAGGGCCTCGAGTTCGGGGGCAAGCCATTCGTCAAGGCGCGCCAAGAGGCCGGCCTCACTGACGTCGGGCCACGGCCCGCCCAACTCCCGGCGCAACAACGCCAGCCGTCGACGAAGCGAATCAGCCGCTTCCGACCAGCCAAGCATTGCCAGGCCGCCCCTGCCCAAAGAGGTGGCAATGGCTTCCCGCCCCGCTTCGGGAGAAGGCCGGATGGGCGTCGAGGAGACCACGATCGCGCCGATGCGCCGCTCCAAACGGGCGCTGAGGCGACCTTGATCAAACCGTGCCTCCACGATTTCCTGCACGAGGCTCGGAGCCGCTGCCCGGGCCAAAGATTCTGACAGCGGAGCAGCCGAACGAATCACGGCCCCGGTCCCGGCAGTATCGCGCCCCTGGGCCCGCGATACTTCCGCAACCGCGAGCCACTCGTGCGCGGCGAGCGGACTTCCCGCCGGCAACCCGGCGCGGGTCCCCGAGGTGAGCTGATAGCTGGAGCCGTGGTCCGATGCCCTCCGGGCGATCCGATCCGGAAACGCCAGGGCGACAACGTATCCGGGCGCCTGGTCCCCAGTCAGCTTAAGGGACGTATCGGACGGAACGACGGCGTTGCCCACGTTGCGGGTCATGGATTCCAGCCGCCGGGCTTCTTCTGAAAAGCGCCGCGACGCCGGAAGGGATCCACTGCGCATCGCCCTGAGGAGTTGCACCAGGTCTCCGCCCGGGGCACGCTGATCTCCCGACACGAGGGCCACGGTCTCTGCAGCATGCTTCCGCCCGACGGTGGAGGACCCGTCCAGCAAAGCCCTGGCCAGCCTGGGGTCAGCGGGTATTCGTGCCAGCACCTTGCCGAGATCTGTTGCCAGTCCAGCATCGGTGAGAGCCCCCAGTTCCCGCAGGACCTCCACCGCGTCATCCATCGAAGCCCGCGGCGGGGCATCGGGAAGGGCAAGGCCTTCGCCCTTGGGCGCACCCCAGCAGGCAAGCTGCAGGGCCGCTGAGGTGAGGTCGGCGACGGCGATCTCCGGGGTCTGGTGCGCTGGAGCGGCTGCATAAGCTTGCTGGTCGTAGCAGCGGACCACTGTGCCGGCACCTTGGCGTGCGGCGCGGCCCGCCCGCTGCTCTGCCGACGCCCGCGACGTTGACACGGTGACCAGCCCCGACATGCCACGCCCCGAATCACGCCGGGGCTCCCGGGAAAGCCCCGAGTCCACCACCAACCGGACCCCCGGAACAGTGAGCGACGACTCCGCGAGGGCGGTGGACACGATGATCCGCGGAGGGTCCCCGGGCCGCCGACCGGACACGGCCCGGTCCTGCTGATCCGCAGCTGCCTGCCCGTGAAGCTCCAACACCTCGGTTCCGGGAACGAGCCCGGAACGAAGCCTCGCCGCCACGTCCGAGACTTCACGGACGCCGGGGAGGAAGACCAGCGCGTCCACCGAGGGACCCCTGCGCAAAGCCCTTGCGTGGGACACCGCAGTTGTCTCCGCAATGTGGTCGAGGAATGCACGGGTTACGCCACGTTCGTCCAGTCGCTGTGACGGCGCTGGAACCCATTCCACCGTCAGGGGGTGGAGCGCCGACGGGCAGTCGACGACGGGCGCCGGCCCGCCGCCGTCCGAGGTTTGCCCGCCGTCGGAGGTTTGCCCCAGCAGGGCCGCGAAACGTTGCGCGTCAAGCGTGGCAGACATCGCCACCAGGATGAGTTCCTCACGCAGCTGCCTCACTTCGGACAACATGCCCAGCAGAAGGTCCGTTTCCAGGCCGCGTTCGTGGACTTCGTCAAGGACCACCGCGTCAACGCCGTCGAGGCCGGGGTCTGCCAGGAGTCGCCGGAGGAGGATGCCCGGGGTGACGAATTCCACTACAGTCCCGGGACCCGTCCGCGACTCGCCACGGACGGTGTAGCCTACCCGGTCTCCGAGCGGACTTCCGTCCAACGTGGCAAGGCGACGGGCGGCGGAGCGGGCAGCAACGCGACGGGGCTGGGTCACCACCACCCGCGGAGCTGTTCGGCCCCGCCGCGCTGCGACGTTGGCCACCAATGGCGGCACAAGAGTTGTCTTGCCGGTTCCCGGGGGTGCCTGCACGACGGCCGTGCCGCCGTCGTGCCCGCTTTCCAAAGCGTCGGCGAGTTTGCCCAGGGAACCGGCGAAGACCAGGCCGCTTCCGATGGCATCCAGTGAAAAAGTCACCAGCCTATTGTTTCAGGAGTTCGGGGGCGTCCCCATGCTGGCTGGCTTGGGTGCTGCGTGCCTCGGCGTTGGATTGCCTCGGCGTTGGATTACCTGGGCGATGGAGTGGCTGGGCGATGGCGTGCCTAGGCGATGGTGGCCGCATCGATGACGAAGCGGTACCGAACGTCCGAGGCGAGGACGCGCTCGTAGGCTTCGTTGATCTTCTCCGCGGGAATGACTTCGATCTCGGCACCGAGGCCATGCTCGGCACAGAAATTGAGCATTTCCTGGGTTTCGCGGATGCCACCGATCGCAGACCCGGCGAAGGACCTGCGTCCGCCGATCAAGGCGCCCGCTTGGACAGGGAGCGGTTCTGCGGGGGCTCCCACGTTGACCAACGTTCCGTCCAGGGCGAGCAGCTTCAGGTAGGCGCTGATATCAATGGATGCGCTGACGGTGTTGATGATGAGGTCGAAAGTTCCCCCGAGCTTCTCGAAGGTGGCGGGGTCGCTTGTGGCGTAGTAGTCCTTGGCCCCGAGCTTCAAGCCGTCCTCCATCTTCTTGAGGGACTGGGACAGCACCGTGACCTCAGCACCCATGGCGCTGGCTAGCTTGACAGCCATGTGGCCCAAGCCGCCGAGTCCCACCACAGCGACCTTCTTGCCGGGTCCCGCGCCCCAGTGACGCAGGGGTGAATAGGTGGTGATTCCGGCGCACAGCAGCGGGGCTGCGACGTCGAGGTCCAGCGATTCCGGGATGGAAACAACGAAATCTTCGTTCACCACCACGTCGCTGGAGTAGCCGCCCTGGGTGATGGTGCCGTCGAGGTCCACGGATCCGTAGGTGCCGACGTTGCCGTTCAGGCAGTACTGCTCTTCGCCTGCTTCGCAGTTGGCGCATTCCTTGCACGAATTGACCATGCAGCCCACGCCGACGCGGTCGCCGACCTTGTGCTTGGTCACCTCGGAACCTACTTCAGTAACGATCCCGGCTATTTCGTGTCCGGGTGCCAGAGGGTACTGCCGCGTGCCCCATTCGCCGCGGACCGTGTGGATGTCCGAGTGGCAAATGCCAGCGAATTTGATGTCGATGTGGACGTCGTGCGGGCCGACTTCGCGACGCTCAATGGTGGTGAGGGCGAGGTCTCCTGTGGCCGAAGGGGCAGCGTATGCGGTAGCGGTAGGCATGTTTCTCCTGCGTTATAACGATGTGCGGATACCTCCATCTAACCCTGTATTCCGAAGTCGAGGGAGGCACTGTTGAGACTGGGATGGAGAGTCCTACCCAGTACGACGTACCGAATGTGTACCCATCCGAGGGTCCATTTACCGGAGTCTCGGGGAGGTTTCGGCTGGTTTCCTGGCTTGTTTTTCCACATAGGGGCTGAGGGCTGGTTACAGGGTTTGGGTGGGGTGGAAGGCTTGGTTTATGGGTTTGAGCGGGCAGGTTGTGGTTGAACGGGCGGGTAGGCCCGGTGCTGCTGCTGCCAACGGCGGTGGACCTCCCGGCGTCGGTGACCTTCCCAGCAAATACCCTTCCGGCGGCGGTGGGGTCGTTGAGGATGTCATGGAGGCGTTGGAGGACGGGGCGGCGGTGTTGGAGGCTGCCCGTGCCCTGGCGTTACCGGCAGGACACGTGTTCGATGTTCAGGAAGCAGCAGACTTCGCTGCCCGGGTCGAGGACCTCTCCCGAAGCATCGGCTACCTGCAGATCATCGCAGCCCACGCGGTCGAGCGCACCCGTACCGAAGCCAAACACAACCCCGCACAGACCGCCCCGGGCTGGCGGACCGGCTGGACCCAAACCCCACACCCCGCCCACCCGCACACACCCGGCACCACTGCCCGGGCCGGCCGTCCGGCCTCCGTTGCCGGTGCCGGTGCCGTGCTTGGAGCCGTTGCGGGGTCCGGGCCTGTCACGTCTTCTGTTGCGGGGCCTGGTTCGGTACTTGATGACGGGTACCGCAACGCCGCCGAGTTCCTGCGCGCCAGGCTCCGGATCGATATCCGCGAAGCCCGCCGCCGCCTGACCCAAGCCGCGCTCCTGCTGCCCGGAACCACCCTCACCGGCGAAACCATCACCCCACGCCACGAACACCTCGCCACCGCGTTCGCCGCCACCGACGTGCCCTCCCGCTCAGCGACCATCATCACCACAGCCCTCGAACGCGTCGCCTTCATCGCCCACCCCGACACCCTCACCACCATGGAACACGCCCTGACCCGCACCGCCACCGACAACGACCCCGACTTCCTGGCCAAAACCGCCCAACACTGGATCAACCGCATCGACCACGACGGACCCGAACCCACCGAAAAAGAACTCCGCCCCATCCAAGGAGCCTTCATCCGCAAACCCCGCCGCGGACTCCACCACATCGAAATCTTCGCCACCGACGAACAATACGAAACCCTCATCACCACCATGAACACCGCCACCAACCCACGCCTAACCCCACACAACAACCCCAACACCACCAGCGCGGGCACTACTGCCAGCCCCAGCACCGTCAGCGCCGTCAGCGCTGCCACCAGCGTCAGCAACGCCAACACCGTCAGCACGGTCAGTGCCGTCAGGGTCAGCGGGCGCAGCACACCCGGGCCCGAACTGGACCGCCGCTCCCGCGCCCAGAAACTCCTCGACGGTCTCATCACCGGCTGCAACTACGCCTTGCGCACCGGCAGACTCCCCGCCAACGGAGGCCTCAAACCCCAACTCACCGTCACCATCGACGCCAACGACCTCTACCCCCGACTCCAAAACCCACCACACCAGCCAACCCAGCCAGACCAGCCAACCCGGCCAGCCCGGCCAGACAAGGGCGGCTCCTCAGCCCGGCCGGGCAGCGCAACAGCGACCTTCACCGGCCCCATCCACGCCAGCACCATCCGCAAAATCGCCTGCGACGCCGACATCCTGCCCGTCCTCCTCGGAACCAACGGACAAATCCTCGACATCGGCCGCACCACCCGGATCTTCCCACCCCACATCCGCAAAGCCATCGCCGCAAGAGACCAAGGCTGCACCTTCCCCGACTGCACCATCCCCGCACCCTGGTGCGAAGCCCACCACATCACCTACTGGTCACAAGGAGGCACCACCAGCACCAACAACGGCACCCTCCTGTGCTCACACCACCACCACCTCATCCACAAAGAACAATGGAAAATCACCACCCACCAAGGCATCCCATGGTTCACACCACCACCCCACATCGACCCCACCCAAACACCCCAACGAAACCACCACCACACACCCCACCGAACATGACACCCTGCCCCAAAACAGGAAACACCCACGGCCACCCCGACACACCCCGGTCACTTGGCGCGCCCCCAGCCACCCCTCCGCGCCTCCAGCAACCCCTCCGCGCCCCCAGCCAGGGAGCCTGGGCGCCTTGGGACAACAAAACAACAGGACCCTCCGCAATCACGAAGGATCCTGTCACTCAGAACCGCTATGCCCTGGTATTCAGTCAGTTGTCCTGCAGTGGGGAAACGGGTGCGCTACGGCTTCCGAACCCAATGGCTCACCTGGCCCCTCACCGCGACCGGCGGGACTACGTCAGCGGGCTCCCCCTCCAATGACTCCTGCCTCCACGGCTTTGGTCACTGCGTCGGCCTCGGCCTGGGTTAACTTGCCGTCGGTGACGGCTTTGTCGAGCCTGGATTTCAGCTCGGCGGCACGGTCTGACTTCGCCTCCGAACGTATCTCTTCGAGGGCCGCCGTGACCTTCGATTCCTCAACACCCAAGGAGGAAGCCAACGACTTTGCCAGCGCAGCCTCCATCGCTGCCCGGTCCGGCCGTCCGGTTTCGGATCCCTTGGACTGCTCGGTTCCATCCGACGGCGTGCTTCCCTCCGAGGGTTTAGTGTCGTCAGACGGAGCCTGAGCGGGTTTGTTGGCGTCGCGGAACGCCTTCAAGGCGTCGGTGACTTTGGTTTCATCAACCCCCAGCTTGGTAGCCAGTGCAGAAGCCAGGTGGCCTGCATCCCGTCCGGGGCCGCCGTGACGGCCATGTCCCTTGCCCGGTGCCAACCCGTCACCTGACGTTTGGCCTGGCGTTGCCGCCTCACTCGGCGTCGACGTTGCGGCGGGGTCCGGCGTCGTCGTTGCCGAAGCCATGCTCGTAACACCAAGTCCGGTGCCGAGGGCCAATGCTCCCGCCGCTAGACCCAACGTGATTTGCTTGGTTCTTGACATAACTAGTCCTCACTTCGCAACCGCCAGGTTGCGTCACCGTTGTTGCTGGTGGGCAGCCGGGTTGCTGCCCTGACTCAAGAGTGCGGTGACCACCCCGGCGGAGGCTGATGCGAAGCTGTTCATTGGCTGTGAACGTATGGACAAAGCTGTGAGCCGACCAGCCAGGGCATCACCGGGGAGCGTCGAAGGCGTCGAGCAGGCGTTTCACGGCACCGCCCAGGTTCCATTCAGTGCTGAGCTCCTGTAACTGGTCACGGGAAGCCCCGTTCACCGGTTTCAACTGTGCGCCTACCTCGTCGAGGGAAGGCAGGTCGAGGTCACGGACCACGTTGACCACCGCAGGAGCTACCTCCAGGTAGTCGGCGGCCGCGGCGAGTTTTGCTTTAACGCCGGCGGACAGCCCGCCGTCGGCCGCTTCTGCCGCCTCGAGGAGGCCGGCGAGTGAACCATGTGTGGCGAGCAGCGACGCAGCTGTCTTCTCGCCGATGCCCGCCACGCCCGGCAGTCCATCGGATGAATCTCCCCGGAGCGTGGCGAAGTCGGCGTATTGCTGCGGCAGGACGCGATACTTGCGCACGACGTCCACCTCTGTCAGTACCTCAAGGTTCTTCATGCCTCGGGCCGTGTAGATGACACGGATCGACTTCTCGTCATCCACCAATTGAAAAAGGTCCCGGTCCCCCGTCACAACGTCCACCGGCATGGACTGTCGGCCCGCATAGCTTCCGATCACGTCATCGGCCTCGTGATCGTCGACGCCCACCATCGCGATTCCAGCCAGCTCAAGCACGTGGCTGATCAAGGGAATCTGCGCTTGGAGGGCTTCGGGAACAACCTCGACGTCGGGACCTGAACTTACCTCTTCCGCCACTCGGTGGGATTTGTAGCTGGGTATGAGGTCCACCCGCCACTTGGGCCGCCAGTTGTTATCCCAGCAAGCGATCAGATGCGTTGCCTGATAATCCGTGGTCAGCCTGGCAATCATGTCCAGAAGGCCGCGGACGGCATTGACCGGGGTGCCGTCCTTTCGGCGGATGGTGTCCGGAACGCCATAGAAGGCACGGAAGTAGAGCGAGGCAGTGTCCAGGAGCATAAGTCGGGCCATACCTGATCCTGACATGAGGTGACGCTGTTTGGAGTGATTCGGACTTGTTCGGTGATGTGAGCCGGATTACTATGGTATTCGCAATAATCGAACACCGCGTTCTATTATAGAACACACCGGCATCCCAAGGTTGCCCCGTCACAAAGAAGTGAGGAAAGCCCGTGCATTTCCACCACCACGGTTACGTATCCGGCGACCCCAGAGTTGAACCTGCAGCCGGCGTGGGGATCAACCGGCCGGAGGATCTACCCGATGAGGTCGACGTGCTCATAGTTGGGTCAGGCCCCGCAGGGATGCTGACGGCGGCCCAACTGGCCCAGTTTCCTGATATCACTGCGCGCATCGTGGAACGTCGTCCGGGCCGCCTGGCCATCGGGCAAGCTGACGGCATCCAGGCCCGCAGCGTCGAAACCTTCCAGGCTTTCGGTTTCGCTGAGCGGATCATCGCCGAGGCCTACCGCATCACCGAGATGGCGTTCTGGAAGCCGGACCCGGAGGACCACTCCAGAATCGTCCGTAGCGCGCGGGCAGTTGACGACCCCACCGGAATCAGCGAGTTTCCCCACCTGATCGTGAACCAAGCGCGCGTGCTGGACTACTTTGCCGAGTTCATGGCCAACTCCCCCGCAAGGATGAAGCCGGACTATGGCTACGAATTCCGCAGCCTTCGGGTTACTGACAACACCGCCTACCCCGTCTCCGTGACCCTCGTTCACAGTGCAGGCCCCTTGGAAGGGCAGGAACGGGTTATCAACGCCAAGTACGTAGTAGGTGCCGATGGTGCCCGGAGCAAGGTCAGGGAGTCCATCGGATGCCACCTGGCCGGGGACCAGGCCAACCACGCGTGGGGCGTCATGGATGTCTTGGCGGTGACAGATTTCCCGGACATCCGCACCAAGTGCGCCATCCAGTCCGGCTCGGGCGGCAGCATCCTGCTCATTCCCCGCGAGGGTGGCCACCTGTTCCGTATGTATGTGGACCTGGGCGAGGTTTCCCCGGAGGACCACGGCGCGGTCCGTAAGACGACCATCGAGGAGATTATCCACAAAGCCAACCAGATCCTGCATCCCTATACCCTGGACGTGCGCAATGTCGCCTGGCACAGCGTTTACGAGGTGGGCCACCGGCTGACGGACAGGTTCGACGACGTTCTGCCGGAGGAGCGCGGCAAGCGTACCCCTCGCGTGTTCATCACCGGCGACGCCTGCCATACCCATTCCGCCAAGGCCGGGCAGGGCATGAACGTCTCCATGCAGGACGGATTCAATCTCGGTTGGAAACTCGGCCACGTACTGGAAGGCCGGAGCCCGGAGTCCCTGCTCGATACCTATTCCGGTGAACGGCAAGTGGTAGCCAAGAACCTCATCGACTTCGACAAGCAATGGTCATCCCTCATGGCCAAAAAGCCCGAGGAATTTGAGGACCCCACGGAACTGGAGAACTTCTACACCAGCACCGCAGAGTTCCCGGCCGGCTTCATGACCCAATACACCCCCTCCATGGTGGTTGCCGAGGCAACCCACCAGGACCTTGCAACTGGCTTTCCGGTCGGCAAGCGCTTCAAGTCCGCCCCCGTGCGACGGGTCTGCGACACCAACCCGATCCATTTGGGCCACCATGCCAAGGCGGATGGGCGCTGGCGCATCTATGTCTTCGCCGACGCGGCACCGGCAGGCGCCCCTGGCCCAGTGGCCGACTTTGCCGAGTGGCTCGAGACGGCACCGGACTCACCACTGGCCGCTACGCCGTTGAACCTTGACCGCGATGCCTGGTTCGACGTCAAGGTGATCTATC
This genomic interval from Paenarthrobacter ureafaciens contains the following:
- a CDS encoding NAD(P)-dependent alcohol dehydrogenase, producing MPTATAYAAPSATGDLALTTIERREVGPHDVHIDIKFAGICHSDIHTVRGEWGTRQYPLAPGHEIAGIVTEVGSEVTKHKVGDRVGVGCMVNSCKECANCEAGEEQYCLNGNVGTYGSVDLDGTITQGGYSSDVVVNEDFVVSIPESLDLDVAAPLLCAGITTYSPLRHWGAGPGKKVAVVGLGGLGHMAVKLASAMGAEVTVLSQSLKKMEDGLKLGAKDYYATSDPATFEKLGGTFDLIINTVSASIDISAYLKLLALDGTLVNVGAPAEPLPVQAGALIGGRRSFAGSAIGGIRETQEMLNFCAEHGLGAEIEVIPAEKINEAYERVLASDVRYRFVIDAATIA
- a CDS encoding FAD-binding monooxygenase, with translation MHFHHHGYVSGDPRVEPAAGVGINRPEDLPDEVDVLIVGSGPAGMLTAAQLAQFPDITARIVERRPGRLAIGQADGIQARSVETFQAFGFAERIIAEAYRITEMAFWKPDPEDHSRIVRSARAVDDPTGISEFPHLIVNQARVLDYFAEFMANSPARMKPDYGYEFRSLRVTDNTAYPVSVTLVHSAGPLEGQERVINAKYVVGADGARSKVRESIGCHLAGDQANHAWGVMDVLAVTDFPDIRTKCAIQSGSGGSILLIPREGGHLFRMYVDLGEVSPEDHGAVRKTTIEEIIHKANQILHPYTLDVRNVAWHSVYEVGHRLTDRFDDVLPEERGKRTPRVFITGDACHTHSAKAGQGMNVSMQDGFNLGWKLGHVLEGRSPESLLDTYSGERQVVAKNLIDFDKQWSSLMAKKPEEFEDPTELENFYTSTAEFPAGFMTQYTPSMVVAEATHQDLATGFPVGKRFKSAPVRRVCDTNPIHLGHHAKADGRWRIYVFADAAPAGAPGPVADFAEWLETAPDSPLAATPLNLDRDAWFDVKVIYQQDHTEVDINAVPEVFKPAVGPFKLTYLEKVFGTDPTADIFDERGLSRDGVVVVVRPDQYVANVLPLSATAELADFFAGLRPAPKAKEAFAPGTRA
- the hrpB gene encoding ATP-dependent helicase HrpB, encoding MVTFSLDAIGSGLVFAGSLGKLADALESGHDGGTAVVQAPPGTGKTTLVPPLVANVAARRGRTAPRVVVTQPRRVAARSAARRLATLDGSPLGDRVGYTVRGESRTGPGTVVEFVTPGILLRRLLADPGLDGVDAVVLDEVHERGLETDLLLGMLSEVRQLREELILVAMSATLDAQRFAALLGQTSDGGQTSDGGGPAPVVDCPSALHPLTVEWVPAPSQRLDERGVTRAFLDHIAETTAVSHARALRRGPSVDALVFLPGVREVSDVAARLRSGLVPGTEVLELHGQAAADQQDRAVSGRRPGDPPRIIVSTALAESSLTVPGVRLVVDSGLSREPRRDSGRGMSGLVTVSTSRASAEQRAGRAARQGAGTVVRCYDQQAYAAAPAHQTPEIAVADLTSAALQLACWGAPKGEGLALPDAPPRASMDDAVEVLRELGALTDAGLATDLGKVLARIPADPRLARALLDGSSTVGRKHAAETVALVSGDQRAPGGDLVQLLRAMRSGSLPASRRFSEEARRLESMTRNVGNAVVPSDTSLKLTGDQAPGYVVALAFPDRIARRASDHGSSYQLTSGTRAGLPAGSPLAAHEWLAVAEVSRAQGRDTAGTGAVIRSAAPLSESLARAAAPSLVQEIVEARFDQGRLSARLERRIGAIVVSSTPIRPSPEAGREAIATSLGRGGLAMLGWSEAADSLRRRLALLRRELGGPWPDVSEAGLLARLDEWLAPELEALAGGKPLNAVDLAEPLRRLLPWPEAVHFDALVPERLEVPSGSRVRILYPEVAERAADDGGRPVVAVKLQECFGWDRTPRLVDGRVPVLFHLLSPAGRPLAVTDDLASFWSGPYSQVRAEMRGRYPKHPWPEDPWTAPATARTKNRM
- a CDS encoding HNH endonuclease signature motif containing protein → MGLSGQVVVERAGRPGAAAANGGGPPGVGDLPSKYPSGGGGVVEDVMEALEDGAAVLEAARALALPAGHVFDVQEAADFAARVEDLSRSIGYLQIIAAHAVERTRTEAKHNPAQTAPGWRTGWTQTPHPAHPHTPGTTARAGRPASVAGAGAVLGAVAGSGPVTSSVAGPGSVLDDGYRNAAEFLRARLRIDIREARRRLTQAALLLPGTTLTGETITPRHEHLATAFAATDVPSRSATIITTALERVAFIAHPDTLTTMEHALTRTATDNDPDFLAKTAQHWINRIDHDGPEPTEKELRPIQGAFIRKPRRGLHHIEIFATDEQYETLITTMNTATNPRLTPHNNPNTTSAGTTASPSTVSAVSAATSVSNANTVSTVSAVRVSGRSTPGPELDRRSRAQKLLDGLITGCNYALRTGRLPANGGLKPQLTVTIDANDLYPRLQNPPHQPTQPDQPTRPARPDKGGSSARPGSATATFTGPIHASTIRKIACDADILPVLLGTNGQILDIGRTTRIFPPHIRKAIAARDQGCTFPDCTIPAPWCEAHHITYWSQGGTTSTNNGTLLCSHHHHLIHKEQWKITTHQGIPWFTPPPHIDPTQTPQRNHHHTPHRT
- a CDS encoding 5'-3' exonuclease, with protein sequence MSGSGMARLMLLDTASLYFRAFYGVPDTIRRKDGTPVNAVRGLLDMIARLTTDYQATHLIACWDNNWRPKWRVDLIPSYKSHRVAEEVSSGPDVEVVPEALQAQIPLISHVLELAGIAMVGVDDHEADDVIGSYAGRQSMPVDVVTGDRDLFQLVDDEKSIRVIYTARGMKNLEVLTEVDVVRKYRVLPQQYADFATLRGDSSDGLPGVAGIGEKTAASLLATHGSLAGLLEAAEAADGGLSAGVKAKLAAAADYLEVAPAVVNVVRDLDLPSLDEVGAQLKPVNGASRDQLQELSTEWNLGGAVKRLLDAFDAPR